From the Variovorax paradoxus genome, the window CGGTTGGCGGCTTTCGGGTTGGAATGGAGGGCTCCCAGGATTGGGATCTCGTGCTGCGCTGCATCGAGCAAGTCGATCCGTCGCAGATTCATCACATCCCGCGCGTGCTGTACCACTGGCGCGTTCATGTCGAAAGTACGGCGCGCTCGATGAACGCGAAGCCCTACGCGGCCGTCGCCGGCGAGCGCGCATTGAATGAGCATTTCCAGCGCACAGGCGTGCGGGCCACGGCCGAACATCTCGACTTCGGCTATCGAGTGCGTTACGCGCTGCCCGAGGTTTTACCTCTGGTATCGATCATCATCCCGACGCGCAACGCCTTGCAGCTGACGCGGCAATGCGTGGATTCGATCTTGGCGAAGACCACGTATTCGAACTACGAAATCATCATCGTGGACAACGGCTCCGACGATCCGGCGACACTGGCGTGGTTCAAGCAAATTTCAGCGCAAAGGTCGAATGTTCGCGTGCTGCGTGACGATCGGGATTTCAATTATTCAGCGCTGAACAATGGCGCGATGCCCTCGGCCACTGGCGAGATACTCGCACTGGTCAACAACGACATTGAAGTCATCACCCCGGACTGGCTCAGCGAAATGGTGAGCCTCGCCGTGCAGCCAGGCGTGGGTGCGGTGGGTGCGCGGCTCTGGTATCCAAACAAGACACTCCAGCACGCGGGAGTGATCCTGGGCATCGGTGGTATCGCGGCGCATGCGCATCGCGGCATGCCGATGGGGCGCGAAGGCTATGGCGGCCGGGCTGCATTGATTCAATCGTTCTCTGCCGTCACGGCGGCCTGCCTGGTGATCCAGAAGCGCCACTATCTGGCGGTAGGCGGACTCGATGAAGTGCACCTCAAGGAGTCCTTCAACGATATCGACTTCTGTCTCCGGTTGCGCGAGGCGGGCTTGCGCAACGTCTGGACACCCTACGCAGAGCTCTATCACTACGAGTCCGCAACGCGCTCCAAGAACATGTCGCCCAAAAGGCAGGCGCAGTTCCAGGAAGAGTCCGCCTACATGCACCAGCGCTGGGGCGACCTCATCCAGAACGACCCCGCCTACAGCCCCAACCTCATGCTCGCCCGCGAAGACTTCAGCTACGCCTGGCCCCCCCGGCTGCCGCCTGTCTGATGACTCTCACCGTCTCCGTCGCCCTCTGCACCCGCAACGGCGCGCGCTACCTTCCCGATCAGATCCGCAGCATCTGCGCGCAGACGCCCCTTCCGCGGGAGATCGTGGTGTCCGACGACGGCTCCACCGACGACACGCTGGCGGTGGTGCGCGACACGCTTGCGCAGTGCGGCATGGCCGACCAGATCGAACTGCGCGTGTTCAGCAACGTGCCGCCGCTGGGCGTCACGCGCAATTTCGAACAGGCGGCGCGGGCCTGCAGCCATGAACTTGTCGCGCTGTGCGACCAGGACGATGTCTGGCATCCGGGACGGCTCGCGCGCATGGTGGCGCAGTTCGAGGCGCGGCCCGACCTGCTGCTGCTCCACACCGACGCACGCCTGGTCGATGGCGACCTGAAGCCCCTGGGCTCCACGCTGTTCCACGCGCTGGAAGTGCAGCCCGTCGAGCTCTCGGCCATCGGGCGAGGCGAGGCTTTCGGTGTGCTGCTGCGCCGCAATCTGGTGACAGGCGCCACCACGATGTTCCGCAGGGCGCTGCTCGACACGGCCTTGCCGTTCGCGCCCGAGTGGGTGCACGACGAGTGGCTGGCAGCCGTGGCAGCCGCCATCGGGCGGATGGACGTGCTGCCCGAACCGACCATCGACTACCGCCAGCACGCCAGCAACCAGATCGGGGCGCGGCGGCTCACGCTGTCCGAGAAGATCGCCAAGGCCTTCGCCGAGCGCGGCGACAAGCACGTGGCGCGGCTGCGCCGGGCCGAGGCGCTGCTGCAGCGCCTGCAGCAGCTTGGCGATCGGGTGCCGGCGCGCTACCTCGAGGCGCAGCACGCCAAGGTGGCGCACCAGCGCTTCCGTGCGCAACTGCCGGCGGCGCGCCCGTTGCGGCTGTTGCCGATCCTGGTGGAAGCGTTGCGCGGGCGCTATGCGCGCTTCGGGCGCGGCGGCCATGCCGTCGCGCAGGACCTGCTCGAGCGCGGCTAGCCGCGAAGGCGCCGGTAGCGCCAGAACGACCCCGACAGCCATACCTTCAGCAGGCTGGTCACGTGCCAGTACAGGTACTTCCTGCTGCGATGGCTTTCGCGCTGGGCGTCGTGTCGGGCGACGAGGTCTTCGCCGACCTGCAGCTTCCAGCCTGCGAGACGGGTGCGGGCGCAGATGTCGAAATCCTCGCCGTACATGAAGAACCGTTCGTCGAAGCCGCCGACCTGCCGGTAGGCCTCGCTGCGGAACAGCATGAACAGGCCGGGAATCCACGCCGGCACCTTCGGCTGCACGTAGCCGGGCTTCTTGCGTCCGACGATCTCGAACGGC encodes:
- a CDS encoding glycosyltransferase family 2 protein, translating into MFKKSGWPGIRWEMGRRIGGYNNYSTWVRRYDTLTPEIREKIAQRVSGMKGSPLISVVMPTYNPNPGWLREAIESVRAQIYPHWELCIADDASPSAEVRDILKSYSESDSRIKVVFRPKNGHISAASNSALELVSGPWVALMDHDDLLPADALFWVADCIVRNPGAKLIYSDEDKADETGFRFGPYFKSDWNVDLFRSQNMFSHLGVLSTQLMRSVGGFRVGMEGSQDWDLVLRCIEQVDPSQIHHIPRVLYHWRVHVESTARSMNAKPYAAVAGERALNEHFQRTGVRATAEHLDFGYRVRYALPEVLPLVSIIIPTRNALQLTRQCVDSILAKTTYSNYEIIIVDNGSDDPATLAWFKQISAQRSNVRVLRDDRDFNYSALNNGAMPSATGEILALVNNDIEVITPDWLSEMVSLAVQPGVGAVGARLWYPNKTLQHAGVILGIGGIAAHAHRGMPMGREGYGGRAALIQSFSAVTAACLVIQKRHYLAVGGLDEVHLKESFNDIDFCLRLREAGLRNVWTPYAELYHYESATRSKNMSPKRQAQFQEESAYMHQRWGDLIQNDPAYSPNLMLAREDFSYAWPPRLPPV
- a CDS encoding glycosyltransferase family 2 protein, with protein sequence MTLTVSVALCTRNGARYLPDQIRSICAQTPLPREIVVSDDGSTDDTLAVVRDTLAQCGMADQIELRVFSNVPPLGVTRNFEQAARACSHELVALCDQDDVWHPGRLARMVAQFEARPDLLLLHTDARLVDGDLKPLGSTLFHALEVQPVELSAIGRGEAFGVLLRRNLVTGATTMFRRALLDTALPFAPEWVHDEWLAAVAAAIGRMDVLPEPTIDYRQHASNQIGARRLTLSEKIAKAFAERGDKHVARLRRAEALLQRLQQLGDRVPARYLEAQHAKVAHQRFRAQLPAARPLRLLPILVEALRGRYARFGRGGHAVAQDLLERG